The Polaromonas sp. SP1 DNA window CGGGCGAGGCTGGTGCGCCAAAGAAGGTGGTCTGGTTGGGGGCGCCGGCTGCGTCGGTGGTTTTGACGCGGTCGACTTTGGCCCAGTCCACGCTTGCCACACTGGCGGCAGCGGCGGCCAGCGTTGCCTTGGTCACGCCGGCGACGGGCGTGGCTTCAAACTTGGCGGAGAACTTGTCCAGCGCCAGGCCGCCCCACAGGTTGGCGGTGGTGGTGTGCCACGCGCCCTTTTGCTGGCGTGCGATAAAGCCGTTGGCGAGGCGCCCCATGTCGTCCTTCCAGGCCGGGTCGTCCATCACGGCCAGCATCAGGCGCGCGGTGTTGACGTCGCCATTGGTCATCAGCCACCACCAGTAATCATCCTTCTCGGTGCTGAAGATCAGCTTGGTGCCCTGAAAGGACAGGCGTGAACGCAGCACCTGGTTGGCTTCGGCGATGCGCTGCTCGCGCTGCGGCACGTCGGCCACGCGTTTGAGGATGTTGAGCCAGTCGATCACCGCGTGCGTGGGCCATTGGTTGGGCGCGATCGTGATGCTGCCCAGCATGCGGCCTTGCGCCTTGCCGTAGCGCGAGAGCGCCTCCAGCGCGGCCAGCTTGCGCACGTCCAGGTCTTTGCGCGGGCTCCAGAACTCGCGCTGGATGCGGCCTTCCACAAACGCGATCAGGCCGCGCTCCATGGGCGCGCGTGCATCGTCGGGCAGGGCAAAGGCCGGGTTGATGCCCGAGGCCTCATGCGTGGCGGCCAGCAGGTAGGCCGTCAATGCATCGCTGCCGCGGCTGGCTTCACCGTCGCGCGGCGGGAAGTAGTTGGCCAGGCCGTCGCTATCAAGGTAGCTGGGCAGTTGCGCCAGCACGTTTTGCCACAGTTTGCCGTCCCGCAGGCCAACGGATTTGCTGGTCTTTTGTTCCAGGCAGATAAAGGGGTAGTTGGCAAACCAGTCGCGCACGCCGTCCATGCCTTCGGCCAGCTTGGGCTGCAGCGACATCTTCAGGCCACCACGGCCAGGCAGGGCGTCGGCCGGCGGGTTCACGTCGATCGTGAAAGTGCCGTCGACTTGCATCAGCGTGGCCTGCTGCACCGTCAGGGGCACAGCCGGGATGATGCGCTGGCGGGCTTTCAGGCCGTCGCGCGCGCCGCTGATGGTGTCTTTGGCTTCGATCTCCCACAGGATGGCCTCGGCACGCGTCAGTGCAAGTTGCGCCGGTGCCGTGACCATCCAGGCCACTTCGCGTGCTTCACCGGCAGGGATGTCCACCGTTTGCGGCTTCAAATCGAGCAGCGTGGCGCGCGGGCTCACTTCCACTTTCATCGCGGCCTTGGTGGTGTTGCGTACCGTGATCTGCGCGCGGAACTGGTCGTCCTCGCGCACCAGCGGCGGCAGGCCGCTGATGATCTGCAGGTCTTGCGTGGCCTTGATGCTGGTCTGGCCGGTGCCGAAGAGGTTGGTGCCGCTGTCGGCCACTGCCACGATCTTGAAGGTGGTCAGTGCGTCATTGAGCGGCACCGTCACCACCGCCTGGCCGTTGGCGTCCAGCACGATGTTGGGGTTCCACAGCAGCAGGGTTTCGAGCAGCTCACGCGTGTTGCTGCGCCCGCCGCCGCCGCCGGCCGCCACGGCCTTGCGGCCATAGTGCCTGCGGCCGATGATTTCCATCTGCGCGGTCGAAGTTTCCACACCCCATGACCGGCGCCGCAGCATGGCGTCCAGCAAATTCCAGCTGTCGTTGGGCATCAGCTCCAGCAGGGCCTGGTCCACGGCAGCCAGCGCCACTTCCGCATTGGCGGCAGGCTGGCCGTTGGGCAGCCTGGCGGTGATGGTCACCTTGGCCTGGCCGCGCACGGCGTAGCTTTCTTTGTCGGCCTTCACGCTCACGTCGAGCTGGTGTGCCTTGGTGCCCACGCGGATTTCGGCCAGGCCCAGGCGGAAGGCGGGTTTGCTCAAGTCCACCAGCGCGGTGGGCGCCACGTATTCGCGGCCTTCGTACCAGAAGGAGGTCCACCATTCACGCGGCGCCTTGTAGCCCCAGGTGAAGAAGCTGTACCAGGGCACTTCACGCAGGCGGCCGCGCAGGGCCAGCACGCTGACATACACGTTCGGGCCCCAGCCTTCCTTGATTTGCAGGTTGATGGTCGGGTCCTGGCCGTTGAGCTGCACCACCTGCGTTTCGATGATGCCTTCGCGTTCAATCGCCACCAGCGCGGTGGCAAAACGGAAGGGCATGCGCACCTGGAACTTGGCCATCTCGCCGGGCTGGTAGCTCTTCTTTTCAGGCAGCACGTCCATGCGGTCATGGTCTTCACCGCCGAACCAGAGCTCGCCCTGGCGCGTGACGTACACATTGCCGGCGGCCTGGATGGTGTTGCCGTCCTTGTCTTTGGCCGTCACGATCAGTTCGACCTCGCCCGGCTCGCCGAGCTTGGTTTCGCACAGCAGCAGGCCGCGCGAGTCGCTCTTGCCGCTGCAGACGCTGCCGAGGTCTTTGGTCTCGGTCTTGTTGTCGTAGGTGTAGAAGCCGCCCACCATGCGCTTGCGGCTGGTGGTGGTGATGCGCGCCACGGCCTTCACCTCGAGCGATACGCCTGGGGCGATCTTGCCCGTCAGGTCCAGCGCCAGCGCCTGGAACTTGATCTTCTGGCTGCTCGACACCCAGCCTTCGGTCTTGATGCCGGCCACCACAGCGGCCGGCCAGACGGTCGAGACACTGCGGATGGTCTGTACCTCGCCGTTCGGGTCGGCGTAGGTGGCTTCCATCAGCAGCTCTTGCGGCTGCTTGTGTACGGGGATGTCGTTGATGGTGAGCTTGCCCGCGCCGTTGCGGTCCAGCGTCAGCGGCAGCTTGTCGGCGATGACGCGCTGGTCTTGCGAGGAAGTGGCCTCTTCATCGTCTGATCGGGCCGCCTGGTCGCGGTTGATGCGCGGCGGATTGAAGTTGAATTCCTCGAAGTCGCTGTAGCTCAGGTTTTTGGCGCGCACCAGGGCCGACACGCGTACCGGCAGGTTGACGGCGCCGCCGCCCGAGACGTAGTTGATCTGCACGTCAGTGGGCACAGCCTGCACATTGACCAGGGCTTTTTTCTCGGACGGGCTGATGCGGCCTTCGAGCACCGGCAGGCGGAACTCTTCGACGCGGAACTGCCCGCTGGCAAAGCTGCGGTTGCGGCCGCCCCGGCCCTCATTGCCGCTGTCGCCGCCGCCTTTGAGCTGCACCTCATACACGCCCAGCTTGGCCGCCGGCGGAATGGCAAAAGTGTTCTCGGCGCTTTGCCCGCCGGTGGCCGTCTTGCGCCAGGCGATGGGCTGGGTGTATTGCTGGCCGCTGCCCACGTGGGTGACGACGAAGGTGGCAGGTGCGACGTCCGGCAGGCCAAAGCCCTTGCTGGTCTCGGTGCGCAGCAGGTGTTTCATCGACACGGTTTCGCCGGCGCGGAACAGTGTGCGGTCAAAAATCGTGTGGGCTACGGCGTCGGGCATGGCGTCGCGGCTGGTCGGCACATTAAAGCGCCAGGGCTCAATGCCCTTGTGCCAGTCGCTCCAGGAGAAGGCCAGGTCTTCTACCCCGGCCACGGTGCTGCGTGCACTGACAAAGTAGGCGTTGCGGTAGTCCTCGCCCGAGCAGCGCGGCGGCTCTGACGACAGGCCGGCGAAGTTGGCAATGCCCTGTGCGTTGGTCACGGCCTTGGCCACCTCGGCGCCGCTGCAGCTGGAAACACGCACCGTGGCGCCCGCCACCGGCGTGCCTTTGTCCAGCGTGGTGACCCAGGCCAGCGAGTTCTCGCGGCCCAGCTTGAAGTGCACGCCGATGTTGGTGACCAGCGCCGAGGTGCGCACATACATGGTCCGGCTGTTGCCGTGGCGCTCATCGAGCAGCGAGCCGCCGAGTTTTTGTGAAGCGATTTCGACCACATGAAAGCCGGGCGCCAGCGGAATGCCGACAACCTCAAACGGCCGCGGGTCATTGCTCACCGGTTTGGGCAAGTCCAGCGTCTTCACGCCGGGCTGGCCGCCCAGCAGCGACACCATGCGCGACTGCACATAGTCCTTGTCCTGGTCCAGCGGCTTTGGCAAGGGGCCTTTCACGTCGGCTGCGGCCGCCTTACGGGAGACCTGGTACTCGTCATAACGCTGCACCTTGCGGAACCAGGCAATGATGTCGGCGTCGGTGCGGGGCTGCAGGTCGCTGACCTTGCCGGCCGGGGCGGCGCCGGGCAAACCAGGTGTAAGGCCCTTGATCGGCAATTGGGCTTCCACATTGCGCAGGGTGACGGGCAGCAGGGCCGGGTCGCCCGGCTTGGTGTTGGGCTCGGCATAGCGCTCAACGATGCCGAAGGGCGAGGCAGCGAACTTGGCCAGCGGCGGCATCGCGCCCGTGGCCACCTTCAGCGGAAAGTTCTCGGCGTTGCGCAGCGTGCGGCCCGAGGCATCCTTGAAGTCCCTGGGCAGCTCGATCGTGAATTGGGCTTGTTCGGGGAAGATGGGTTTGAAGGTCACACCGGTGACCACGTTGTCGCCGTCGGCGCTGCCTTCTTCAAACGTTGGTTTGAGCGTGTCTTTGTCACCCTTGAGGCGGATCGCCTCGGCCACCTTGCGCGGCACGGGCGCGTTGAAGTTCAGGCTCATGGGGCGCATCGGCAGGCAGGCGGCCTGGGCGTTTTCACGTTCGCAGTTAAAGCTGGCAGAGAACGGCTCGCGCACCTGGAAGTTGTAGCGCTTCTCGACCGAATTGGCGATGCCGCTGGGCGTGGCCACGCCCTTGCCGTACACCAGTTGCACCTTGGCTGCGGACGTCAGGCGGCGGTTGCAGGTCAGCGTGACATAACGCAGCGGGTCTTTGGCTGCGGCCTTGTCCAGGTTTTGGGACTTGAGCAGCTCGTCACGCTCCTTGCCCTCAATCAGCTTGACGGGCACGCGCTCGCCCAGGCCTTCGACATTGCACCAGACGTTTTCGCGGATGCTTTGCGCCGTGGCCGCGCCGTTGAGCTGCAGCAGGAAATACTGATCTTCGTCAATGCGCTGGTAGCTGCCCGGGCGCACGTTCTGGACAAAGGGGCCGCCGGTGTTGAACTTGTAGCTGGCCTTGCCGCTGACGGGCTGGCTTTTGGGCGACTGGAAGGTGCTGACCACATTGACCGTGCAGCTCACGCCGGGCGGCAGGTCGTTTTCAAATTCAAAAGCCCATTCGCGCTCGCTGATCCAGCGGCCCGAACCCTTGGTGGCTTGCGCGTCGCTGCAACTCAGCGAGAGTGGGGCGGGCGCTTTGGGGTCGCCGAAATTGACGGCACCCTCATCGAACTTGGCCACCAGCTGCCGCACACGGGCGATTTCGCCCTGCGGCGAGAGACTGATGATTTGCAGTGCATGGGCGTGCAGCGAGACCGCCGCGATCAGTGCCAGAGCGGCTTTTTTCATGTTGTGGCTCACGTTTCCTTCTCCTTGGGAAGGGCAAGGGTAGCCGATTTATATGTAACAAAATAGCTGCGACCCGGGGAAAAATCTCCCAACCAAGGGCCTGGGGCTTTAGTTGACGGCCGAATGGTTTTCCGGCTTTCATTTCATTGATTACGATGCCCTTGCCGTTTGGCTCAAACATCAGGCTCTCAAGGCCGTGGAGTGATTCATGAAAATCGTCAAGGCGAGCCTTTTGCTGCTGCTTGCTGTCCTCAACTTCGCCTGCTCACCCGGCAAGCCGACCTTGGTCACCTATGAAAAAAGCGGAGTTTCGTTCGCGCATCTTTCAAACTGGAAGGTCACGAGCGATACCACCAGCCAGGAAGGCACCGGATTTCGGACTATCGACCTGGAAGGCCCGCATTCGGCGCTTGTGTCGGTCTTGCTTTTGCCGGCATCCACCGGCTTGACACTCGACGCTTTTGCGGCCTCGATAGAACGTGAACGCGCCAGCGCCGTCAAGGAAAGCCTGTCTGTTGGTTCTTTCAGTGCGGCCAAGGTCAGCCCCGGGTCGTCACAGGCGATCACTGGTGAGGTGGGAGGGCAGAACCAGAATGGCATACAGCAGAAGTTCAGCGTCCACTTGCTGGGCCAGGAGGTCCCGCACGAGGCCAGGTTCTTTCTGGTGTCAGATCAACACAAAAAGGCGTTCATCCTGGCGCAGGTGGCTAGTGAGCATGTCAACCAGGTGGCGCCGGATTTCTCTGCCGTGCTCAGTTCGTTTCGACTTGCGAACCCAGGATGAGCGCTTGTTCGTCAACCTGCCGCCACTTGTTCAGTGCG harbors:
- a CDS encoding alpha-2-macroglobulin; its protein translation is MKKAALALIAAVSLHAHALQIISLSPQGEIARVRQLVAKFDEGAVNFGDPKAPAPLSLSCSDAQATKGSGRWISEREWAFEFENDLPPGVSCTVNVVSTFQSPKSQPVSGKASYKFNTGGPFVQNVRPGSYQRIDEDQYFLLQLNGAATAQSIRENVWCNVEGLGERVPVKLIEGKERDELLKSQNLDKAAAKDPLRYVTLTCNRRLTSAAKVQLVYGKGVATPSGIANSVEKRYNFQVREPFSASFNCERENAQAACLPMRPMSLNFNAPVPRKVAEAIRLKGDKDTLKPTFEEGSADGDNVVTGVTFKPIFPEQAQFTIELPRDFKDASGRTLRNAENFPLKVATGAMPPLAKFAASPFGIVERYAEPNTKPGDPALLPVTLRNVEAQLPIKGLTPGLPGAAPAGKVSDLQPRTDADIIAWFRKVQRYDEYQVSRKAAAADVKGPLPKPLDQDKDYVQSRMVSLLGGQPGVKTLDLPKPVSNDPRPFEVVGIPLAPGFHVVEIASQKLGGSLLDERHGNSRTMYVRTSALVTNIGVHFKLGRENSLAWVTTLDKGTPVAGATVRVSSCSGAEVAKAVTNAQGIANFAGLSSEPPRCSGEDYRNAYFVSARSTVAGVEDLAFSWSDWHKGIEPWRFNVPTSRDAMPDAVAHTIFDRTLFRAGETVSMKHLLRTETSKGFGLPDVAPATFVVTHVGSGQQYTQPIAWRKTATGGQSAENTFAIPPAAKLGVYEVQLKGGGDSGNEGRGGRNRSFASGQFRVEEFRLPVLEGRISPSEKKALVNVQAVPTDVQINYVSGGGAVNLPVRVSALVRAKNLSYSDFEEFNFNPPRINRDQAARSDDEEATSSQDQRVIADKLPLTLDRNGAGKLTINDIPVHKQPQELLMEATYADPNGEVQTIRSVSTVWPAAVVAGIKTEGWVSSSQKIKFQALALDLTGKIAPGVSLEVKAVARITTTSRKRMVGGFYTYDNKTETKDLGSVCSGKSDSRGLLLCETKLGEPGEVELIVTAKDKDGNTIQAAGNVYVTRQGELWFGGEDHDRMDVLPEKKSYQPGEMAKFQVRMPFRFATALVAIEREGIIETQVVQLNGQDPTINLQIKEGWGPNVYVSVLALRGRLREVPWYSFFTWGYKAPREWWTSFWYEGREYVAPTALVDLSKPAFRLGLAEIRVGTKAHQLDVSVKADKESYAVRGQAKVTITARLPNGQPAANAEVALAAVDQALLELMPNDSWNLLDAMLRRRSWGVETSTAQMEIIGRRHYGRKAVAAGGGGGRSNTRELLETLLLWNPNIVLDANGQAVVTVPLNDALTTFKIVAVADSGTNLFGTGQTSIKATQDLQIISGLPPLVREDDQFRAQITVRNTTKAAMKVEVSPRATLLDLKPQTVDIPAGEAREVAWMVTAPAQLALTRAEAILWEIEAKDTISGARDGLKARQRIIPAVPLTVQQATLMQVDGTFTIDVNPPADALPGRGGLKMSLQPKLAEGMDGVRDWFANYPFICLEQKTSKSVGLRDGKLWQNVLAQLPSYLDSDGLANYFPPRDGEASRGSDALTAYLLAATHEASGINPAFALPDDARAPMERGLIAFVEGRIQREFWSPRKDLDVRKLAALEALSRYGKAQGRMLGSITIAPNQWPTHAVIDWLNILKRVADVPQREQRIAEANQVLRSRLSFQGTKLIFSTEKDDYWWWLMTNGDVNTARLMLAVMDDPAWKDDMGRLANGFIARQQKGAWHTTTANLWGGLALDKFSAKFEATPVAGVTKATLAAAAASVASVDWAKVDRVKTTDAAGAPNQTTFFGAPASPGNLRNNSMFLPWGSAAKDTLTVTHQGAGKPWLTLQSIAAIQLKAPFNAGYQIKKTITPVEQAVKGIYTRGDVIRISLEVNASADMTWVVISDPVPGGATILGGGLGRDSEIATSGEKKTGTGWPAFEERSFEAFRSYYEYLPKGVVKMEYTVRLNNVGDFALPPSRVEAMYAPEMFGEAPNARVKVEAAK